In Pseudomonas sp. PDNC002, the DNA window ATTCGAAGGTGAATTCTTTGAACAGTTCCAAGGTGCTGCGCTCTGTGACGATCGCCGGCCCGGAAACGGGCCGGCCGGAAAATGGGCGCATAGTCTATCACCAACGCGCCGCCCGGACCGGCCCTCCCGGCCAGCGGTTCACTTGATCGCCAGGCGCCTCGCCAGGCGGTTCAGGTTGGCGCGGTCCAGGCCCATTTCGCGGGCCACCGCGGCCCAGTTGCCGTCGTGGCGCTCCAGGCTCTGGCTGATCATCCTGCGCTGGAATGCGTCCACTGCCGGGCGCAGTTCGCCAGCGGGCGCGGCTTCCGTTTCCCGGGAACTGTCCGACGCCTGGTCCTGCGAAGGGCTGGCGAAGCCGGTCAGCGCCAGGTCGTCGGCTGCGAGGCTGAGGATGCGCGAGCGCTGCGACTGATTGGCCAAGGCCTTGAGCGAGGCACGACCGATCAGGTGCTCGAGTTCGCGCACATTGCCCGGCCAGGCATAGTCCAACAGCGCGGCCTGGGCTTCGCGGGTCAGGCGCAGGCTGCGCAGGCCCAGGCGCGGGCGGTTCTGTTCGAGGAAATAGCCGGCCAGCAACAGGACGTCGTTGCCGCGCTCGCGCAGCGGCGGCACGCGCAGCGGGTAGACGCTCAGCCGATGATAGAGATCGGCGCGGAAGCGCCCGGCGCGCACTTCCTCGGCGAGGTCGCGGTTGGTGGCCGCGATCAGCCGCACATCTACGTGATGCTCGCGATCCGAGCCCAGACGTTGCAACTGGCCGCTCTGCAGTACCCGCAACAGTTTGGCCTGGATCGCCAGGGGCAGTTCGCCCACTTCGTCAAGGAACAGGGTGCCGCCATCGGCCAGCTCGAACTTGCCCCGGCGTTCGCCTATCGCGCCGGAGAAGGCGCCGCGCACGTGGCCGAACAGCTCGCTTTCCACCAGGGTTTCCGGCAGCGCGGCGCAGTTGAGGCTGATCAACGGCTCCCCGCGGCGCAGCGAATGAGCATGGATGGACTGGGCGACCAGTTCCTTGCCGACGCCGGTCTCGCCGGTGATCAGCACGCTGAGGTCGCTGCCGGCGACCAGTTGGATCTCGTCCATCAGCCCCTGGTGCGCCTTGCTCTGGCCCACCAGTTCGCGGGGCTGTTCGCCCGAGGCGCGCTGGTAGGCGTCGGCGCGTTGTTGTTCATGGGCGGCCAGTTCGGCCAGGTCGAGCATGCGCTGGCTTGCCTTGACCGTGGCGGCGGCCAGGCTGGCGAAGGCTTCCAGGTTGTCGAGGTCACCGCTGGAGAATCGGGCGGGGTCCAGCGCGTCCAAGGTCAGCAGTCCCCAGGGCTGTTCGTCGAGGAACAGCGGGCAGCCCAGGCAGTCGTGGACTTCCAGATGGCCATGCAGGCCTTCCACCAGGCCGTCGTAGGGATCGGGCAGGCCGCAGTCGGCGGCGAAGTGGGTCGGTCCGGGGCGTTCGAGCAGGGCACTCAGGCGCGGGTGTTCGCTGATCTTGAAGCGCCGACCCAGGGTGTCCGGGCTGAGCCCGTCGACGGCCAACGGCACCAACTGATCGCCTTCAAGGCGCAGCAGGGCGGTGGCATCGCATGGCAGCAGGCCGCGAAGCGCTTCCAG includes these proteins:
- the norR gene encoding nitric oxide reductase transcriptional regulator NorR; the encoded protein is MTRNPLLATLLPLVADLSRELPESERYRRLLEALRGLLPCDATALLRLEGDQLVPLAVDGLSPDTLGRRFKISEHPRLSALLERPGPTHFAADCGLPDPYDGLVEGLHGHLEVHDCLGCPLFLDEQPWGLLTLDALDPARFSSGDLDNLEAFASLAAATVKASQRMLDLAELAAHEQQRADAYQRASGEQPRELVGQSKAHQGLMDEIQLVAGSDLSVLITGETGVGKELVAQSIHAHSLRRGEPLISLNCAALPETLVESELFGHVRGAFSGAIGERRGKFELADGGTLFLDEVGELPLAIQAKLLRVLQSGQLQRLGSDREHHVDVRLIAATNRDLAEEVRAGRFRADLYHRLSVYPLRVPPLRERGNDVLLLAGYFLEQNRPRLGLRSLRLTREAQAALLDYAWPGNVRELEHLIGRASLKALANQSQRSRILSLAADDLALTGFASPSQDQASDSSRETEAAPAGELRPAVDAFQRRMISQSLERHDGNWAAVAREMGLDRANLNRLARRLAIK